AGCATTTTTACTTAACGCATAATCTATAGAGTAATTTAATCCCTCAAGgaatggaattatttttaaaaacaatctgataaaaaaacatcttaaaaaaaacggtttggcttgcacattttttttatttgaaataattttaatttcaaatattttattaaaaatgtaatattgAGAAGATATGTCTAGCattaaatgataaaaggtgaaaataaaaatgccaaaaataAATCCAAGCAACACATCGGAAGTGTAATGGATAAACCCGATGATTATGAACGCATAAATGAAACAACAGAAGAAAGTTATCACAGTCTTCAGTACAACAttgttcatgtaaaaaagggcgaatagtaaaaatatcGTCGTAGAAAACGAATGTCCCGATATAATCAAATCAGAACATACATATACTaagttcatatttattttaattatctGCAATAAATTAAATGCAAAATTGCCACTTTCTAGAGGTACACACGTTTCCAATGTGGCTGGAAGGGAAGTGACATAAATAAGTACCCCCctcaatatataaaaaaaacccagCATGTAAAGGAAGCGACAAACAATGGCCATAGACAAGTACACActattaaacaaaattaattgtAGGAAAGTAATTGACAACAATGCTATTAAATTGTTGGATAATTTGTAAGATATCCATTCAGGTGGATTTTCAAACAAATTGTGAATTCGATCACTCAATGGTGTGGTGTACCTTTTGTAATATGAATCGCTATATATCATGAAAAATCCTTGTATGATCAAGgagattaataaaaatattaacgcGATTGCTAACCTCAGGAGTAACACTTTAAAcagtttccattttgtcaaACTGTGTATGTCACCATCACTGGGATTTGCTCCGTTCGATGAGGCGAagctattcatttttatgtccacatttattttgtagttATCGTTCGTTGTGTAACTGTTgctgccttcattttttctctcgggctgttcataatttttttttatttcggtCGTCATTTTGGTATGTTCTGCGTTTTTCgcgaagtttttttttgttgttgttgtttagCTGGGTGAGCGTGACAAAATTGGGCACTCATGACAAAATTGGGTACTCATGACAAAATTGGGCACTCATGACAAAATTGCGTACTCGTGACAAAATCGCGACAATGTGACAAAATCGAGTCAACATGGCGAAACCGCGCTAGCATCACAACATGTGTACGGTCTTACGCAGCTACACACGACGCGCGCGATAGGCGGACACAAAAACAAGCAAAAGGACAAAAGGACAAAAGGACAAAAGGACGAAGCGAACGTAAAAGCTTATTTCCAAACGGTTGGGCAAATCACCTACACGTGCATGTGCGTGGTCTTTCGTACAACataaacaacaaaaattttgtacagcAAGtcgaaaaattttcaatgtTCAAACAATCAGTCTCGCAGGGCCTCAGAAATGCCTTTTCGATTTACGCACGAGGTGTTCATGTACAAATGTATGTTTGCCGGGGTATAGGACACACGAGTACGTACAAATACGCATAAGTAAATATGCTCACTCGTGTGTACATGCACTCATCCGCTTCTTTCTCGTTttgaaattttgttttttttgtgtactaCAAGTTCGCAACGCTAGCTCATGCGAaccagggaaaaaaaaaaaaaaaaaaaaaaaaattaaaattagcGTAACTACGCGCATAATGCTTTTTCGTGCTTCGCTTTTTAgggcttcctttttttatgcttcatttttttacgcttcatttttttgtgtttaatttttccattttttaagtttttaaattttaacaaaaaatggtggGGGGGGTGCGGAAAAGacacgcgaaaaaaaatggcgtgATGGTGTAGAAATAAGCAGATCAATACTTCATAATAAAgtgggcgaaaaaaattagatcaaaaggggagagggaaaaaaaaaaaaattaacaattcgattacatgtgtatgcatatgaGCATATGTACTCATGTGCATAACGTGCGTACGCATGGGTACCCACTTGCGCGCAGATTCCCTGTCAAACGCGCACGCCTCACACCGCATAAGGTTGggttttaaaataaaaattaaaaggagccaaatttaaaagaattcatAAAAACATCAAATTAATCATAGGAGGCGACACATGCATGCAAATGCGAACATCATATGGGAGTggcacatatacacacaaatGCACACAGCGGTGTGATGGGTCAAACATTagacacaaaatgaaaaaatgaaattataaaaaatactaaCTGTTAATTTAATAATGTATCAAACGCTCCATTAGGTGGAGACTACGGGGTGCCGCTTTGGCTGGagtgtacgtatgtacggtGAAAaggtataataaaaaaaacttaattaCTCTTTATGCTTGTTTTGCAAATTGACAAACAAATTGGTGCTCGAAGAGAGggggcacacacacacaaacatgcgcatatgtatacgAGCATATGCACAGATTCACgagttaattatttttcctgatTCCACACAGGTACTTGATTTCGTTCACAATGTTCTTAAGGGTTGATAGATCAAAGGACCCGCTGCCAGCATAGGAATGGTAAAAGTGGTCGCTAAAATCGCAATACTCTTCGTTGTTCACggtcctcttttttgttatgaGGCCTTTTGCATTCACCGGCTTACACGGGCAGAAGCAGTTCTgtaggggggggagcaacGTCCGCATAGGTGATAAGCTATACACACAAATTACAAATCTGTACATAAGCACATAAACACTTGCACGATTTCGTTACTCGCGCCGTTGCGCTGATTGTGCTACTTACCCATTCCTTGTCATACGAAGCTGCCATGTTCAGCCTGTAATCCAATCCTTCCATGAACCCTATTATCCGAATGAAGTAGGTGAACACTGCGCAGCGTTCAACAAAGGAGGCAGCATAATTCGAATTCtaaaaggggagggaaaaaaaaaaaaaaaaaaggggggaaagtgAGCATCCTCATAACGATGAGGAAAACGTATATGCACAATCTTGGCGCTCCTCATGTGGGAGATGCTTAATTTGTACGCAAAACAGTTTTGTCTCTCTCGGTTGTTTGTACATGCTAAAAGGCGgactcatatttttttct
The window above is part of the Plasmodium cynomolgi strain B DNA, chromosome 11, whole genome shotgun sequence genome. Proteins encoded here:
- a CDS encoding hypothetical protein (putative), which codes for MNSFASSNGANPSDGDIHSLTKWKLFKVLLLRLAIALIFLLISLIIQGFFMIYSDSYYKRYTTPLSDRIHNLFENPPEWISYKLSNNLIALLSITFLQLILFNSVYLSMAIVCRFLYMLGFFYILRGVLIYVTSLPATLETCVPLESGNFAFNLLQIIKINMNLVYVCSDLIISGHSFSTTIFLLFALFYMNNVVLKTVITFFCCFIYAFIIIGFIHYTSDVLLGFIFGIFIFTFYHLMLDISSQYYIFNKIFEIKIISNKKNVQAKPFFLRCFFIRLFLKIIPFLEGLNYSIDYALSKNADLSTFCICEKEFAMGMPPAACSLQKSSKENKICVNYSDHLFHSYAGDGTINFLLF